The following are encoded together in the Brassica napus cultivar Da-Ae chromosome A9, Da-Ae, whole genome shotgun sequence genome:
- the LOC106365879 gene encoding uncharacterized protein LOC106365879 has protein sequence MSDKLVFRSSTGVDCYYLGAYGEYLEKRQMFLRSYQFSRKQSFTEKATRSARRVKRFVWTKLRTAKRWKRVVWSRLRTAFFYRRKRFFRLLHLHDEPSYCF, from the coding sequence ATGAGTGACAAGCTCGTCTTCAGAAGCAGTACTGGGGTAGACTGTTACTACTTGGGAGCTTATGGAGAGTATTTGGAGAAGAGACAGATGTTTCTCAGGAGCTACCAGTTCTCCAGGAAACAGAGCTTCACGGAGAAGGCTACGAGATCTGCGAGGAGAGTGAAGAGGTTTGTGTGGACGAAGTTGAGAACAGCTAAGAGGTGGAAACGCGTTGTCTGGTCTCGACTCAGAACGGCGTTTTTCTACCGCCGGAAACGCTTTTTCCGTCTACTTCACTTACACGACGAACCTTCTTACTGCTTCTAA
- the LOC106365880 gene encoding DEAD-box ATP-dependent RNA helicase 3, chloroplastic, translated as MASTVGVPSLYQVPHLETSKPTSKKRSTSLSLSLDNPFFSSPLSLRRTRLIHSSLLPPSAVATPNSVLSEEAFKSLGLSDEFDLEVSSEDDGEELAISKLRLPQRLGESLEKRGITHLFPIQRAVLVPALEGRDIIARAKTGTGKTLAFGIPIIKRLTEQSGDYSAFRKSGRLPKFLVLAPTRELAKQVEKEIKESAPYLSTVCVYGGVSYTIQQSALSRGVDVVVGTPGRIIDLIEGRSLKLGEVEYLVLDEADQMLAVGFEEAVESILENLPQKRQSMLFSATMPTWVKKLARKYLDNPLNIDLVGDQDEKLAEGIKLYAISATSTSKRTILSDLITVYAKGGKTIVFTQTKRDADEVSLALSNSIASEALHGDISQHQRERTLNGFRQGKFTVLVATDVASRGLDIPNVDLVIHYELPNDPETFVHRSGRTGRAGKEGSAILMHSSSQKRTVRSLERDVGCRFEFISPPTVGDLLEASADQLVATLNGVHPESIKFFSATAQKLFEEKGTDALAAALAHLSGFSQPPSSRSLLSHEQGWVTLQLIRDPTNSRGFLSARSVTGFLSDVYRPAADEVGKIFMIADERVQGAVFDLPEDIAKELLEKEVPEGNSLSMITKLPPLQDDGPSSDNYGRFSSRDRMPRGGGGSRGSRFGGRGGSSRGRDDDRRSRSSGGGGSSWSRGGGGSRGSSDDWLIGGGSERRSSSSSRGPSRERSFGGACFTCGSSGHRAADCPDKRGF; from the exons ATGGCGTCGACGGTGGGAGTCCCATCACTATACCAAGTCCCTCACCTTGAAACCTCCAAACCCACTTCGAAGAAGAGGTCCACTtccttatctctctctctagataaCCCTTTCTTCTCCTCTCCCTTATCTCTCCGAAGAACTCGTCTTATCCACTCCTCACTTCTTCCTCCCTCCGCCGTGGCCACTCCCAACTCCGTTCTCAGCGAGGAAGCTTTCAAAAGCCTTGGCCTTTCCGACGAGTTCGACCTCGAGGTCTCCTCCGAAGACGATGGTGAAGAGCTCGCTATCTCGAAGCTTCGTTTGCCTCAGCGTCTCGGTGAGTCTCTGGAGAAGCGTGGTATCACTCACCTCTTCCCCATTCAG AGGGCTGTGTTGGTTCCTGCGCTGGAAGGACGAGACATTATAGCTCGTGCAAAGACGGGAACTGGGAAGACTTTGGCTTTCGGTATCCCTATCATCAAACGCCTCACTGAACAATCTGGAGACTACTCTGCTTtcag GAAGTCTGGTCGTCTTCCTAAGTTCCTTGTCCTTGCACCTACACGAGAACTAGCTAAGCAAGTGGAGAAGGAGATTAAGGAGTCTGCACCTTATCTAAGCACCGTTTGTGTATACGGTGGTGTCTCTTACACCATTCAGCAGAGTGCTTTGTCTCGTGgtgttgatgttgttgttggAACTCCTGGAAGGATCATTGACTTGATAGAAGGAAGGAGCCTCAAATTGGGTGAAGTTGAGTACTTGGTGCTTGATGAAGCTGACCAGATGCTTGCTGTTGGTTTTGAGGAAGCTGTGGAATCGATTCTTGAGAATCTTCCACAGAAGAGACAGAGTATGCTTTTCTCAGCTACTATGCCTACTTGGGTGAAGAAGTTGGCGAGGAAGTATCTTGACAATCCCTTGAATATCGATCTG GTTGGTGACCAAGATGAGAAGCTTGCGGAGGGGATCAAGCTCTATGCAATCTCAGCTACATCAACATCAAAGCGCACTATTCTAAGCGACCTTATAACA GTATATGCAAAGGGTGGCAAGACCATTGTTTTTACCCAAACAAAAAGAGATGCAGATGAGGTCTCTCTAGCATTATCAAACAGCATAGCTTCCGAAGCACTTCATGGAGATATCTCTCAGCATCAAAGAGAGAGAACACTCAACGGTTTCCGCCAAGGGAAATTCACAGTTCTAGTTGCTACTGATGTTGCATCTCGTGGACTTGACATCCCAAACGTAGATCTA GTTATCCACTACGAACTTCCTAATGACCCTGAGACTTTTGTGCACCGGTCTGGTCGTACCGGGCGTGCAGGGAAAGAAGGCTCAGCTATTCTCATGCACTCTAGTAGCCAAAAGAGAACGGTGAGGTCTCTGGAGCGTGACGTGGGCTGCAGATTTGAGTTTATTAGCCCACCAACTGTTGGAGACTTGTTGGAGGCGTCAGCAGACCAATTGGTGGCAACTCTGAACGGCGTTCACCCTGAGTCTATAAAGTTTTTCTCAGCAACTGCTCAAAAACTATTTGAGGAAAAAGGAACAGATGCCTTAGCTGCAGCTCTGGCTCACCTGAGCGGTTTCTCTCAGCCACCTTCATCTAGATCTCTCCTCAGTCATGAGCAG GGATGGGTAACTTTGCAACTGATACGAGATCCGACAAACTCTAGAGGCTTCCTGTCTGCAAGGTCTGTCACTGGTTTTCTTTCAGATGTTTACCGTCCAGCTGCAGATGAAGTTGGAAAAATCTTCATGATCGCAGATGAAAGG GTGCAAGGAGCTGTTTTTGATCTGCCAGAGGACATAGCGAAAGAGCTGTTAGAGAAAGAAGTGCCAGAAGGAAACAGTCTATCCATGATTACAAAG TTGCCTCCGTTGCAAGATGATGGACCGTCTAGTGATAACTATGGACGGTTCTCTAGCAGAGACAGGATGcctagaggaggaggaggttcaAGAGGGTCAAGATTTGGCGGTAGAGGAGGGTCATCAAGAGGACGTGATGATGATAGAAGAAGTAGAAGCAGTGGTGGTGGAGGAAGCAGCTGGTcccgtggtggtggtggttccAGAGGAAGTTCTGATGATTGGTTGATTGGTGGTGGTAGTGAGAGAAGATCATCATCAAGCAGCAGAGGTCCTTCCCGGGAGAG GAGTTTTGGAGGTGCTTGCTTCACTTGTGGAAGCTCAGGACACAGGGCAGCTGATTGTCCTGACAAGAGAGGGTTTTAA
- the LOC106365881 gene encoding uncharacterized protein LOC106365881, translating to MAGKMCMVMALIMMGCVLQACNGANVDESQATEDSRLVCFRTCSIACGKQNKPCYDECLTKCGLPQRPATPSSPSTTA from the coding sequence ATGGCGGGGAAAATGTGTATGGTGATGGCACTTATCATGATGGGGTGTGTTTTACAAGCATGCAATGGAGCCAATGTTGATGAGAGCCAAGCAACAGAAGATTCAAGGCTCGTTTGCTTCAGGACCTGTTCCATAGCCTGTGgcaaacaaaacaaaccttGTTACGATGAATGTTTGACCAAATGTGGTCTCCCACAACGACCAGCAACACCCTCATCACCTTCTACCACCGCTTGA
- the LOC106365878 gene encoding uncharacterized protein LOC106365878 has product MVLISATMRYLFLTISPMFFFLLTILASTEPRPTPILRHDNQSSDLFSAISDMRRESYYGFVTLLHILNDTDFVRSQEITFLMPNDEDISQADMSQESLETFILRHTIPAWLMINHMLRFPNKTLVPCSIPDRMFTITKSGGSGLFVNNARIVSPNICQNSRISCHGISNVIMFNEDSFPKGRLSPKMLSSRINSSRH; this is encoded by the coding sequence ATGGTTTTAATATCAGCTACTATGAGATATCTCTTCCTAACAATATCTCCCatgttcttcttccttcttacgATCCTTGCATCCACCGAGCCACGTCCAACTCCCATACTAAGACATGACAACCAAAGCAGCGACCTCTTCTCCGCCATTTCCGACATGAGAAGAGAATCGTACTACGGTTTTGTCACACTTCTCCATATCCTCAACGATACAGATTTCGTCAGGAGCCAAGAGATCACTTTCTTGATGCCTAACGACGAGGATATATCTCAAGCGGACATGAGTCAAGAGAGTCTTGAGACGTTCATCTTAAGACACACGATCCCAGCATGGCTTATGATCAACCACATGCTTCGCTTCCCTAACAAGACTCTTGTCCCTTGTAGCATCCCTGATAGAATGTTCACCATTACAAAGTCAGGCGGGTCGGGACTTTTTGTGAATAATGCGAGGATTGTTTCTCCTAATATTTGTCAGAACTCTCGCATATCGTGCCATGGAATCAGCAATGTTATTATGTTCAATGAAGACTCGTTTCCAAAGGGAAGGTTATCACCCAAAATGTTATCATCAAGAATCAATTCGTCGAGGCACTGA
- the LOC106365876 gene encoding probable germin-like protein subfamily 2 member 5: MASTATHLVVVFTMLVSAMAVAESNMLQDFCVADLSNAVKVNGYTCKDSTQVTPEDFYFQGLATAKAAANSSTGAIVTGATVEKLPGLNTLGLSMSRIDYAPNGLNPPHVHPRASEVIFVLEGQLYVGFVTTAGKLVAKYINKGEVFVFPKGLLHFQKNIAGSAPASVLAAFDSQLPGTQSLVASLFGALPDNILVESFKIKPKQVKTIKSRYQPKK, translated from the exons ATGGCGTCTACAGCGACCCATCTTGTTGTTGTTTTCACCATGTTGGTCTCAGCCATGGCCGTAGCAGAATCCAACATGCTTCAAGATTTTTGTGTTGCTGATTTGTCCAATG CGGTCAAGGTCAACGGATACACATGCAAGGACTCAACACAAGTAACACCTGAAGACTTCTACTTCCAAGGCTTAGCCACAGCCAAAGCAGCTGCAAACTCCTCCACTGGAGCCATTGTAACCGGCGCCACAGTGGAGAAGCTGCCAGGACTCAACACTCTCGGCCTCTCCATGTCCCGCATTGACTACGCACCAAACGGTCTAAACCCACCTCACGTTCACCCGCGTGCCTCCGAGGTCATCTTTGTCCTAGAAGGTCAGCTCTACGTGGGGTTCGTAACAACCGCAGGGAAACTAGTAGCCAAGTACATTAACAAAGGAGAAGTGTTCGTTTTCCCCAAAGGGCTTCTCCATTTCCAGAAGAACATTGCTGGATCAGCTCCAGCTTCTGTACTAGCAGCTTTTGATAGCCAGTTGCCTGGAACACAGTCGCTTGTGGCGTCTCTCTTTGGAGCTCTTCCTGACAACATTCTCGTTGAGTCATTCAAGATCAAACCCAAACAGGTTAAGACAATCAAGTCAAGATACCAACCAAAGAaatga
- the LOC111200463 gene encoding uncharacterized protein LOC111200463, giving the protein MLQITGKYRSRSSCRYQKLGHHYEKATTRTIRHNWGKKIEGRSKGFRLNRPRRLVLKALVLPRRISSIYARITDKMNMEGFYSNLVLFSHWGFPIVLEKKLTF; this is encoded by the coding sequence ATGCTGCAGATTACTGGTAAGTACCGGTCAAGATCATCGTGCCGGTACCAAAAGCTAGGTCATCATTACGAGAAGGCGACGACAAGAACTATAAGACATAACTGGGGGAAGAAGATCGAGGGCAGGTCAAAAGGGTTTAGACTAAACCGACCAAGGAGGCTGGTTCTTAAGGCATTGGTTTTACCAAGAAGGATCTCGAGCATTTACGCTAGGATCACAGATAAAATGAACATGGAAGGTTTTTATTCCAATCTCGTTCTCTTTTCTCACTGGGGCTTCCCTATTGTATTAGAGAAAAAGCTCACATTTTGA
- the LOC106364008 gene encoding pectin acetylesterase 10-like, translating into MRKIFLLGFVVTVLILGTEANGYLEFNITELDHIEELEYGVSKSISSLNPLMVGLTLITGASAKGAVCLDGTLPGYHLHRGHGSGANSWLIQLEGGGWCDNIRNCVYRKKSRRGSSNYMEKQIQFTGILSDKAQENPDFFNWNRVKLRYCDGGSFSGDSQNKAAGLQFRGERIWRAAMDDLKAKGMQNAKQALLSGCSAGGLAVILRCDEFSNLFSRTTKVKCLSDAGLFLDTPDVSGGHTIRNLYNGVVQLQGVRNNLPHMCTDHLNPTSCFFPQNLISEMKTPLFIVNAAYDIWQVQSSLAPPSADPSGYWHECRLNHGRCTPAQILFLQGFRDQMLRAVSRFLNARKNGLFINSCFAHCQTERQDTWFADDSPVINKKAVATAVGDWYFDRAEVKLIDCPYPCDRSCHNLVFR; encoded by the exons ATGAGGAAGATTTTCTTGTTAGGTTTTGTGGTCACAGTGCTGATTCTTGGCACTGAGGCAAATGGATATCTAGAGTTCAATATCACAGAGTTAGATCACATTGAGGAACTAGAGTATGGTGTCTCCAAATCTATCTCCAGTTTAAACCCATTAATGGTTGGCCTCACACTTATCACTGGAGCTAGTGCCAAAGGAGCTG TTTGTTTGGATGGAACATTGCCTGGATATCATTTACATCGTGGACATGGATCAGGAGCCAATAGCTGGCTAATTCAATTAGAG ggAGGAGGATGGTGTGACAACATAAGGAACTGTGTATACCGAAAGAAGAGTCGTCGGGGATCCTCTAACTATATGGAGAAACAGATACAGTTTACAGGAATTCTTAGCGATAAAGCTCAAGAAAATCCAG ATTTTTTCAACTGGAATAGAGTCAAGCTTCGTTACTGTGATGGTGGTTCCTTCAGTGGAGATAGTCAGAACAAG GCTGCAGGGCTTCAGTTTAGAGGAGAGAGGATATGGAGAGCAGCAATGGATGATTTGAAGGCAAAGGGAATGCAAAATGCCAAACAG GCACTTCTATCTGGATGCTCTGCAGGTGGTCTAGCAGTCATTTTACGCTGTGATGAATTCAGCAACTTGTTTTCAAGAACTACCAAAGTCAAGTGCTTAAGCGACGCAGGCTTGTTCTTGGACAC CCCTGATGTGTCCGGTGGCCACACCATTAGGAATCTATATAACGGCGTTGTGCAGCTGCAG GGAGTGAGGAACAATCTACCACATATGTGCACAGACCATCTCAACCCAACTTCT TGTTTCTTCCCTCAAAACTTGATCAGTGAGATGAAAACCCCTCTCTTTATTGTCAATGCAGCATATGATATTTGGCAG GTTCAAAGCAGTCTAGCTCCACCAAGTGCAGATCCAAGTGGTTATTGGCATGAATGCAGATTAAACCATGGAAGATGCACTCCAGCACAGATACTGTTCTTGCAAG GGTTTAGAGATCAGATGCTGAGGGCTGTGAGCAGATTCTTGAATGCAAGAAAGAACGGTTTGTTTATAAACTCATGTTTTGCTCATTGCCAAACCGAAAGGCAAGACACTTGGTTCGCTGATGATTCGCCTGTTATCAACAAGAAG GCGGTGGCGACAGCGGTTGGAGATTGGTATTTTGATAGAGCAGAGGTGAAGCTAATAGATTGTCCATACCCTTGTGATAGGAGCTGCCACAATCTTGTCTTCAGATGA
- the LOC106365875 gene encoding LOW QUALITY PROTEIN: glutamate--tRNA ligase, cytoplasmic (The sequence of the model RefSeq protein was modified relative to this genomic sequence to represent the inferred CDS: deleted 1 base in 1 codon), giving the protein MERIKLSFPAHTPPLSVIAALHISSSPVTTDSSSAAATVPTFIFSDGRKLSGTSVLLRYVARSAPSLPDFYGHDAFESSQIDEWVDYACVFSSGSEFENACSRVDNYLQSATFLVGHSLSIADVAVWSALSGSGPRWESLRKSKKYQNLVRWFNSISLEYAEPLSKVAAYTVKKGSGKPVAASKSKDQQTDANDKGKPEVDLPGAVMGKVKLRFAPEPSGYLHIGHAKAALLNKYFAERYQGEVIVRFDDTNPAKESNEFVDNLVKDIGTLGIKYERVTYTSDYFPELMDMAEKLMREGKAYVDDTPREQMQKERMDGIDSKCRNHSVEENLKLWKEMIEGSERGLQCCVRGKLDMQDPNKAMRDPVYYRCNPMSHHRIGNKYKIYPTYDFACPFVDSIEGITHALRSSEYHDRNAQYYKVLVLEDMGLRRVEIYEFSRLNLVYTLLSKRKLLWFVQQGLVGGWDDPRFPTVQGIVRRGLKIEALIQFILEQGASKNLNLMEWDKLWTINKKIIDPVCPRHTAVIEERRVLLTLTDGPDEPFVRLIPKHKKFEGAGEKATTFTKRIWIEGADASAISVGEEVTLMDWGNAIVKEITKDEEGRVTALSGVLNLQGSVKTTKLKLTWLPEIDELVKLTLTDFDYLITKKKLEEDDEVATFVNPYTKKETLALGDSNMRSLKCGDVIQLERKGYYRCDVPFVKPSKPIVLFSIPDGRQHQPLSAAK; this is encoded by the exons ATGGAAAGGATCAAGCTTTCTTTCCCAGCACACACTCCACCACTCTCAGTCATCGCTGCTCTCCATATCTCATCCTCTCCGGTGACTACCGACTCCTCATCCGCCGCAGCCACCGTCCCCACCTTCATCTTCTCCGACGG GCGTAAGCTGAGTGGAACCTCCGTTCTTCTCCGCTACGTTGCTCGATCAGCTCCCTCGCTTCCTGACTTCTACGGCCACGATGCTTTTGAATCTTCTCAG ATTGATGAGTGGGTGGATTATGCTTGTGTCTTCTCCTCTGGCTCTGAGTTTGAGAACGCTTGCTCTCGCGTCGATAACTACCTTCAAAGTGCAACCTTTCTTGTTGGCCATTCTCTTTCCATTGCCGATGTTGCTGTTTGGTCAGCTCTCTCTG GATCGGGTCCAAGATGGGAGAGTTTGAGGAAATCGAAAAAGTATCAGAATCTGGTTAGATGGTTCAACTCTATATCGCTTGAGTACGCCGAGCCTCTCAGCAAGGTAGCAGCATATACTGTGAAGAAAGGCTCAGGGAAGCCTGTTGCTGCATCCAAGTCCAAAGACCAACAAACAGACGCTAATGACAAAGGAAAACCTGAAGTGGACTTGCCTGGTGCAGTCATGGGAAAGGTCAAGCTCCGGTTTGCTCCAGAGCCGAGCGGTTACCTCCACATCGGACACGCGAAAGCTGCGCTGCTGAACAAGTACTTCGCGGAGCGGTACCAAGGGGAAGTCATTGTGCGTTTTGACGACACTAACCCTGCTAAAGAGAGCAACGAGTTTGTTGATAATCTTGTCAAGGACATTGGTACCTTGGGGATCAAGTATGAGAGAGTGACCTACACTTCTGATTATTTCCCTGAGCTGATGGACATGGCGGAGAAGCTTATGCGCGAAGGTAAGGCTTACGTCGACGACACGCCGAGGGAGCAGATGCAGAAAGAGAGGATGGATGGGATTGATTCGAAGTGTAGGAACCATAGCGTTGAGGAGAATCTGAAGCTGTGGAAGGAAATGATTGAGGGGAGTGAGAGAGGGTTACAGTGTTGCGTGCGCGGGAAGTTAGACATGCAAGATCCCAACAAAGCTATGAGAGATCCTGTTTATTACCGTTGCAACCCTATGTCTCACCACCGTATAGGGAACAAGTATAAGATATATCCAACGTATGACTTTGCCTGCCCGTTTGTTGATTCTATTGAAGGTATAACGCATGCTCTTCGGTCTAGTGAGTATCATGACAGGAATGCTCAGTACTATAAGGTTCTGGTT CTGGAGGATATGGGATTGAGGAGAGTTGAGATTTATGAGTTTAGTAGGTTGAATCTTGTTTACACTCTTTTGAGTAAGCGGAAGCTTCTATGGTTTGTTCAGCAAGGGTTGGTTGGTGGGTGGGATGATCCTCGCTTCCCTACAGTGCAAGGCATTGTTCGTAGAGGTTTGAAAATTGAGGCTCTGATTCAGTTCATTCTCGAGCAG GGTGCTTCCAAGAATCTAAACTTGATGGAATGGGACAAGCTGTGGACTATTAACAAGAAGATCATCGACCCTGTGTGTCCTAGACACACGGCTGTGATTGAAGAGCGGCGTGTACTGTTGACATTAACCGATGGTCCTGATGAGCCGTTTGTCCGTTTAATACCAAAGCACAAGAAGTTCGAAGGTGCCGGAGAGAAGGCTACCACTTTCACCAAGAGGATATGGATAGAGGGAGCTGATGCGAGCGCCATCTCTGTTGGTGAGGAAGTGACTTTGATGGATTGGGGAAACGCCATTGTTAAAGAGATTACTAAAGACGAGGAAGGTCGTGTCACTGCGTTATCTGGTGTTCTGAATCTCCAAGGATCTGTGAAGACTACTAAGCTGAAGCTCACATGGTTGCCTGAGATTGATGAGTTGGTCAAGCTCACGTTAACAGATTTTGATTACTTAATCACCAAGAAGAAG CTGGAGGAAGATGATGAGGTTGCTACATTTGTGAATCCTTACACGAAGAAGGAAACATTAGCACTTGGTGATTCTAATATGAGGAGTCTGAAGTGTGGAGATGTGATTCAGCTTGAGAGGAAAGGCTATTACAGATGTGATGTTCCTTTTGTCAAACCTTCGAAGCCCATTGTCTTATTCTCAATTCCAGATGGAAGGCAACACCAGCCACTCTCTGCTGCTAAGTGA